The nucleotide window GCTTCAGCCACTTTTCTCATGGCCCGCATTTTGGGATTGCCACCGCTGTCCAGATAGGAGGCTCGTCCCAAATCAAGATAGTGCCGGATTGTTGTGGTTGCCTGGTTATGCCCCATGGCCTCAGTCAGTTCGTGTAGAATTTGGTTTTCAACGGTTTGGTCCCATCGGAACATATTCATTTTGAGATATTTGATCCATAATTGCTCTGAGTAGTTGGTGGCGAAGTAGGCTCTCAGTCGATGACCGCTGCCATCTATTTCTGTTTCATTGAATGCTGTTTTTAAAAGGTCTGTAATTGTTTTTCTTTCCAGGGGCTTTTTGCGATTGGAAAGAAATATTTCAGCAGGGAGAATTTTTGTGTTCCATTGATGGGACTGTTGTTGGCGGATATGCCAAATTCCGGTTTCGAGCAGATCAACAACAAGGTCTAGTGGGAATGGTGCATATCTTTCTTTGTCGCCTTTACCTGTCACATGAACATAAATGTAGGTAAGGTTCTTATTTATTCTCTGGTACGCTATGTTTTCTAGAATTTTATCTTGACCTTCTCTCCACTCACTGATGCTGTCCAGAGCGTATTTCTTGTTTTTCCATCCCTGTTTTGTGGCGGTTTCATAAGAAGCTGGCTCGGGAATAGATATATTTGCTTGCTTCAGAGCGTTTTCCAGCGCAGTTATGGTCAAGTTGCGTACTTCATGGTTTCTGAGACCGGCTTCTGACATGAGCCGAGCGATGAACCAGTCACGCATTCCTGTCTTTGAGTTTTTTCTGGAATCCCGCAAGTTTGCTAATATTGCCTTGACCCCTTTGGTATCAGGTGTGGGGCGTTTTCGGCTTGTGGTTGAACTCTTTTCTGCACATGCCCATACCCGAGAATTTGTTTTTTGCTTACCGTGAGATCCGCGTTTGGCAGTTTGCAGGAGTTGTTGATCAAGGCATGTTATTGGGCCTGAGGGGCTGACTGGATCTGTCTCCATGAAGCCATAGTATTTGGCCTTCTCATAGAAGGTGAAGATGAGTTCCAGTTTTCGGTTGATCCGTGTGTTTTGGTTGGTTCCAAGTTTTTTTAGATGCTCCCGCCATTCGACCATAACCTGATCGCTGACGGCGTCCCATGGGATGTTGCGGTCATTAAGATAGATTTTCCATTCTCTCAAGATATAGGCTTCATCCTGCATGGATGATATTTTTACGCGGCTGTACCAGAATGAAGACCCAAAAAACAGCATGGCTGGTTCCCATACTGTCCCGTCTAGATCGCATAGGATTGGAAGCTCAGGAGCAGCTCTGCCGGCCCAAATAAAGTTGCTAGGTGCTTTTGATAATTTGTAGACATATTTAGGAGTTGTTTTCACAGTCCTATCCTTGAAACACTTTGGAAAGTACTTTTGCTGAGTTCAAAGTGCTAATTGAACATTGAAATTGAGTGTCTTCATTTTCTGCAATGGCAATATTGTTTAGAAATACGGGCGCGAAAGTGTCATGTGAACCATTGTGAAATGACATGGTATGTTACTCGTTTTCGTATGCCGATGCAAAACGCAACGTAGGCACCCTTAAGAGCTCTGCCCTGCGGACATTTCAGACGTTTCACTCAGCGCCTGAATTTTATGGCACTCAGTGCGTTTCTTGCTAAATGGGCGAATGGTGTTGAAAAAGTCGCTCTTGAAGTAATCGCTTGGTCCTGATTCAATCCTA belongs to uncultured Cohaesibacter sp. and includes:
- a CDS encoding site-specific integrase, translated to MKTTPKYVYKLSKAPSNFIWAGRAAPELPILCDLDGTVWEPAMLFFGSSFWYSRVKISSMQDEAYILREWKIYLNDRNIPWDAVSDQVMVEWREHLKKLGTNQNTRINRKLELIFTFYEKAKYYGFMETDPVSPSGPITCLDQQLLQTAKRGSHGKQKTNSRVWACAEKSSTTSRKRPTPDTKGVKAILANLRDSRKNSKTGMRDWFIARLMSEAGLRNHEVRNLTITALENALKQANISIPEPASYETATKQGWKNKKYALDSISEWREGQDKILENIAYQRINKNLTYIYVHVTGKGDKERYAPFPLDLVVDLLETGIWHIRQQQSHQWNTKILPAEIFLSNRKKPLERKTITDLLKTAFNETEIDGSGHRLRAYFATNYSEQLWIKYLKMNMFRWDQTVENQILHELTEAMGHNQATTTIRHYLDLGRASYLDSGGNPKMRAMRKVAEAMINHSEKTAPRLLGILERIINVHDSIPNDQDQNLFEDTLDEMLSIYATYGGNDPDNEGSKTAKPYLRLVDDS